The genomic region GGCAACGAGGTTGTCGTAGGCGGTAGGACCATTGACGTGCACATTAGAAAATTAAGGGAAAAAATCGGAGATGACCATTTTAAGACCGTAAAAGGCGTAGGGTATAAGTTTGTACTATAATGGCCACCCAAATAAAGAAATCCTATAAATTCGCTTTTCGTTCCAGTTTCATTATTTCACTAATACTCACTTTTGCCTTTGCCGGTTTTTTATGGCATAAAGAGTTACAGGACTGGTTTCTAATTCCCGTTGTAGCTGTTGTGACTTTTTTGCTTTCTTTTTTTATCATTCAATTAAGGGTAGAAAAATTTATTTACAGGAGAATAAAAAAAATATATGACGATGTCTCGCTACTGGAGTCCTCTTCATTGGTTTCCGCGCCCATAACCACCGACATGAAAACCCTAACGCAGGAAATCGAAAAGTTTGCCAAGGATAAAAAAATAGAAATAGATACCCTGAAAATTCGTGAAGAGTACCGTAAGGATTTTCTCGGGAACGTTTCGCATGAGCTTAAAACGCCTTTGTTTACCGTACAAGGCTATTTAGAGACACTTTTGGACGGCGCAATGGACGATAAGAATATCAGAAAAAAATATATCTCAAGAGCCAATAAAGCGGTAGATCGGCTTATTTATATCGTAAAGGATTTAGATTTGATTACGAAGCTAGAAGCGGGCGAGCTCAATGTTGATCCGGAACAATTTAATATTATTGAACTCATCGGCAACGTTTTTGACCTTTTGGAAATGAAAGCGGCCAAAAAGAAAATCGTGCTCACGTTTGATATGGACTATAATGAACCGGTTTATGTAAAAGCGGATAGGGAAAAAATACAACAGGTATTGACCAACCTTTTGGTAAATTCAATCAAATATGGTTACGAGAACGGTACTACAGAAGTAAGCGTTGAGAATTTGATACGCAATAAGGTCATCGTTAGGGTAACCGATAACGGTGAAGGTATTCCCAAAGCCCATATTCCTAGACTTTTTGAACGATTTTACAGGGTAGACAAAAGTGGGAGCCGTACTGAAGGTGGTTCTGGTCTGGGTCTTGCCATAGTAAAACATATCGTAGAGGCGCACAATGAAAAAATTTATGTGGAAAGCTCCGAGGGTGTGGGTTCGGAATTTTCATTTACGCTCGAAAAAGCAGAGGATTTGGAAAATGCCCAGTCTTAAACCATACGCTCACAAGTAAGATTTCCTTAGTTTTGCCAAACGTATTTAATTACAAAAGATTTGGGAAGTAAGAACAAACTAAAGCGGTTTAAGGAGAACGAAACCTTTAAAAATGTCATTCAGCCAAAGCGGCAAGAAATACAGGAAGGATTTTCGCTCAAAGGTAAATGGGAAGACCACTTTGGGAACAAAAACCCGATTGTTCTTGAACTAGGCTGTGGCAAAGGCGAATATACGGTAGGTCTCGCCCGGCGAAACCCAGATAAAAATTTTATAGGTATCGATATCAAAGGTGCTCGGTTTTGGAGAGGCGCAAAAACGGCACTCGAAGAAAATTTGCATAATGTAGCTTTTGTAAGAACCCAAATAGAACTCGTTGACCTTCTTTTTGACGAAAATGAAGTAGCTGAAATTTGGATTACCTTTCCCGACCCTCAAATAAAATATAAGCGTACCAAGCATAGGATGACCAACCCTGTTTTCTTGAACAAATACAAAAAAATATTGGGGCATAAAGGCCTTGTACACCTAAAAACGGATAGTGAATTTATGCACGGTTATACTTTGGGACTGCTTCATGGGTTAGGTTTGGAAATATGTTATGCCAATCACGATGTGTACAAAAACGAGGGCAGCCCTGCAGAA from Costertonia aggregata harbors:
- the trmB gene encoding tRNA (guanosine(46)-N7)-methyltransferase TrmB, yielding MGSKNKLKRFKENETFKNVIQPKRQEIQEGFSLKGKWEDHFGNKNPIVLELGCGKGEYTVGLARRNPDKNFIGIDIKGARFWRGAKTALEENLHNVAFVRTQIELVDLLFDENEVAEIWITFPDPQIKYKRTKHRMTNPVFLNKYKKILGHKGLVHLKTDSEFMHGYTLGLLHGLGLEICYANHDVYKNEGSPAEVLNIQTFYENQYLEKGKPITYLQFKLN
- a CDS encoding sensor histidine kinase, translating into MATQIKKSYKFAFRSSFIISLILTFAFAGFLWHKELQDWFLIPVVAVVTFLLSFFIIQLRVEKFIYRRIKKIYDDVSLLESSSLVSAPITTDMKTLTQEIEKFAKDKKIEIDTLKIREEYRKDFLGNVSHELKTPLFTVQGYLETLLDGAMDDKNIRKKYISRANKAVDRLIYIVKDLDLITKLEAGELNVDPEQFNIIELIGNVFDLLEMKAAKKKIVLTFDMDYNEPVYVKADREKIQQVLTNLLVNSIKYGYENGTTEVSVENLIRNKVIVRVTDNGEGIPKAHIPRLFERFYRVDKSGSRTEGGSGLGLAIVKHIVEAHNEKIYVESSEGVGSEFSFTLEKAEDLENAQS